From a region of the Vanessa atalanta chromosome 13, ilVanAtal1.2, whole genome shotgun sequence genome:
- the LOC125068051 gene encoding ovarian-specific serine/threonine-protein kinase Lok, with translation MGDDLIHDSGNTQTQTQNSQVEWSQTNTPSFIPNIWGRLYSTKVSSSGKYCWKYTNTQKPEYYDLINPEFTLGRTLTCTFVVKKDIIKENIIKNVSKQHFIIKRDLSETLSPAIITDLSHNGTFINGVKIGKGNSRVLDDNDEIAITHQLVKIFLFKDLLKNEQDKVPKEISQKYYISRILGQGACGIVKLVYNKTACTKHAMKVIKKSRLTNGQLNHLNNPAKIMNEINIMKALRHPCIISTEEVFDSCDAVYIVLELMQGGELFDRITKLGKLPERLTKFLFRQMVLAVKYLHSQGITHRDLKPENVLLESKEEETIVKITDFGLSKFVGEDSFMKTMCGTPLYLAPEVLRGNGLNCYGPEVDVWSLGVILFVCLVGYLPFSSDYKEISLRDQILSGKYRFSHSHWQHVSLQAKLLMKKMLTVRVERRITLEQILNHAWMQDVDIIIRTERLLSQEALKEKVYLTESSTNSDEENINIDNVTVLRLVATGKRALSDSYNSCEPIPKKLRVDHHPQIDNVNDTSSTNSCCSHD, from the exons atggGTGATGATTTAATACATGACAGTGGAAATACTCAGACACAAACTCAAAATTCTCAAGTCGAATGGAGTCAAACGAACACACCGTcttttataccaaatatttgGGGAAGGCTTTATTCAACCAAAGTTTCCTCATCAGGAAAATATTGCTGGAAATATACTAATACACAGAAGCCCGAATACTATG ATCTTATTAATCCTGAATTTACTCTTGGAAGAACATTAACATGTACCTTCGTcgtaaaaaaagatattataaaagaaaatatcattaaaaatgttagcaaacaacattttattatcaaaagagACTTATC agaaaCTCTGAGTCCTGCTATCATAACAGATTTGTCACACAATGGTACCTTTATAAATGGTGTCAAAATTGGAAAGGGAAACAGCAGAGTACTAGACGACAATGATGAAATAGCTATTACACATCAGCTTGTTAAAA tatttttatttaaagatctgCTAAAAAACGAACAAGATAAAGTACCCAAAgaaatatcacaaaaatattatatttccagGATTTTAGGACAAGGAGCTTGTGGCATTGTAAAATTAGTGTATaataaa acAGCATGCACTAAGCATGCAatgaaagttataaaaaaaagtagattgACAAATGGACAgctaaatcatttaaataatccagcaaaaattatgaatgaaattaacATAATGAAGGCTCTGAGACAC cCATGTATAATATCTACAGAAGAGGTATTCGATTCTTGCGACGCAGTATACATTGTGCTGGAGTTAATGCAAGGGGGAGAACTGTTCGACAGAATTACAAAGCTTGGAAAGCTTCCCGAAAGGCTGACTAAATTTCTCTTCAGACAAATGGTTTTAGCTGTAAAGTATCTTCACTCTCAAGGAATCACACACAGAGaccttaaa CCTGAAAATGTGCTATTGGAGAGTAAGGAAGAAGAAACAATAGTGAAAATAACTGATTTTGGACTCAGCAAGTTTGTTGGCGAAGACAGCTTCATGAAAACTATGTGTGGAACACCTCTGTATTTAGCTCCAGAGGTACTTAGAGGCAATGGATTGAATTGTTATGGACCAGAAGTAGATGTTTGGAGCTTGGGTGTCATATTATTTGTGTG CCTTGTGGGCTACTTGCCCTTCTCATCGGACTACAAGGAAATCTCACTTAGAGACCAAATACTTAGTGGAAAGTATCGTTTCTCACACTCGCACTGGCAACACGTCAGTTTGCAGGCCAAGCTGTTGATGAAGAAAATGCTCACAGTGAGGGTTGAAAGAAGAATCACCCTTGAACAAATACTCAATCATGCCTGGATGCAG gaTGTGGATATTATAATAAGAACCGAGAGGTTGTTATCGCAAGAAgcattaaaagaaaaagtttatcTGACAGAATCATCAACCAACTCTgatgaagaaaatataaatatagacaatGTCACTGTACTAAGACTAGTAGCAACTGGTAAAAGAGCACTGAGCGATAGTTACAATTCCTGCGAACCTATCCCAAAAAAACTGAGAGTTGATCATCATCCTCAAATTGATAATGTCAACGACACAAGTTCAACTAACAGCTGTTGCTCACAtgattaa